Proteins found in one Drosophila innubila isolate TH190305 chromosome X, UK_Dinn_1.0, whole genome shotgun sequence genomic segment:
- the LOC117786000 gene encoding LOW QUALITY PROTEIN: glycine-rich cell wall structural protein 1.8 (The sequence of the model RefSeq protein was modified relative to this genomic sequence to represent the inferred CDS: deleted 1 base in 1 codon): protein MALAWTWLCYVKFHDFDPPSKKLPAMRIFVCLFAALVATCSAGIISGGGGGGGGGGYSYGIGNSGGGGGHGHGHTEVRTVKVIHESGHGGHGHGAVYGSDHGHGHGHGGHGHQEVKTIKVIHQEAPAVYHGHGGGHGGGHSFGGHQEVKTIKVIHQEAPAVHHGYSHGGGHSFGGHQEVKTIKVIHEEGHAGGFSHGGGFSHGGGFSHGGGHDHGHQEVKTVKVIHEEGHALGGGGGYAGGFSHGGGHGHQEVKTVKVIHEEGHGLGGGVGFSHGGGYSHGGGHGHQEVKTVKVIHEEGHALGGGGYTGGFSHGGAHDFGGSHGHQEVKTVKVIHEEGHALGGGGAPIAVHNEYLPPVVAAPQHSYLPPTGAWK, encoded by the exons ATGGCTTTGGCTTGGACTTGGCTTTG CTACGTGAAGTTCCAC GATTTCGACCCCCCAAGCAAGAAACTTCCAGCAATGAGG AtctttgtgtgtttgtttgccgCACTCGTTGCCACCTGCTCCGCTGGCATTATTAGCGGTGGAGGCGGCGGCGGAGGAGGCGGTGGTTACAGTTATGGCATCGGTAACAGCGGCGGAGGAGGCGGACATGGTCATGGACACACTGAGGTGCGCACCGTCAAGGTCATCCACGAGAGCGGACATGGTGGACATGGTCATGGTGCCGTCTATGGCTCCGATCATGGACATGGTCATGGTCATGGCGGACACGGCCACCAGGAGGTGAAGACCATCAAGGTCATCCATCAGGAGGCGCCCGCGGTTTATCATGGTCATGGCGGCGGTCATGGTGGTGGACACAGCTTCGGCGGTCACCAGGAAGTCAAGACCATCAAGGTCATCCACCAGGAGGCTCCGGCAGTGCATCATGGCTACTCCCATGGCGGTGGACACAGCTTCGGTGGTCACCAGGAAGTCAAGACCATCAAGGTTATCCATGAGGAAGGTCATGCTGGTGGATTCTCCCATGGCGGCGGATTCTCCCATGGCGGTGGCTTCTCCCACGGCGGTGGACACGATCACGGACATCAGGAAGTGAAAACTGTCAAGGTCATCCACGAGGAGGGACACGCCCTTGGAGGCGGCGGCGGTTATGCTGGCGGATTCTCTCATGGCGGCGGTCATGGTCACCAGGAGGTCAAGACTGTTAAGGTAATCCACGAGGAAGGTCATGGTCTTGGAGGCGGCGTTGGTTTCTCCCACGGCGGTGGCTACTCCCACGGCGGCGGACATGGACACCAGGAAGTGAAGACCGTCAAGGTCATCCACGAGGAGGGACACGCTCTTGGAGGCGGCGGCTACACCGGTGGCTTCTCCCACGGTGGTGCACACGATTTTGGAGGCAGTCACGGTCACCAGGAAGTGAAGACCGTCAAGGTCATCCACGAGGAGGGACATGCTCTGGGAGGCGGCGGTG CTCCCATCGCCGTGCACAACGAGTATCTGCCTCCAGTTGTGGCAGCTCCTCAGCACAGCTATCTGCCCCCAACTGGCGCCTGGAAGTAA